Proteins from a genomic interval of Lactococcus protaetiae:
- a CDS encoding MurR/RpiR family transcriptional regulator produces MNILLEIQSKLKELSPNEAKVGEYILKSPDEIITLSTQDIAKNSQVSPATVVRFVKSIGLDGVPHLKQQLSIWQANAQSETDFQELRPNEEIDSIKSKLKARINHMTELVNEHLSNDALKITAQLIEEAQLIFVFGIGASYLVAQDLAQKFNRIGKTAMCEDNTHTTAVILTNNKQKKLFFAVSDRGESKEVLEMVELAKSQEITTVAITGKENSSLAKNVDYPLISISGENFEFRQAATVSMMAQIYLVDILFYTYVSSNFQRSRDSILKSLKAINKIEKKSD; encoded by the coding sequence ATGAATATTCTACTAGAAATCCAATCTAAGCTAAAAGAACTTTCCCCAAATGAAGCAAAAGTTGGAGAATATATCTTGAAATCTCCTGATGAAATTATCACTTTAAGTACACAAGACATCGCAAAAAATAGTCAAGTATCGCCAGCTACAGTCGTCCGATTTGTTAAGTCAATTGGGCTTGATGGAGTGCCTCACCTCAAACAGCAGCTTTCTATTTGGCAGGCAAATGCTCAATCTGAAACAGATTTTCAAGAATTACGGCCAAACGAAGAAATTGATTCTATTAAATCTAAATTGAAAGCCAGAATCAATCACATGACAGAATTAGTTAATGAACACCTCTCTAACGATGCCCTGAAAATAACCGCCCAACTGATTGAAGAAGCACAACTTATTTTTGTATTTGGTATAGGGGCGTCATATTTAGTAGCACAAGACCTCGCCCAGAAGTTCAACCGTATTGGTAAAACTGCGATGTGCGAAGATAATACGCATACAACAGCAGTTATATTGACGAATAATAAGCAAAAAAAATTATTTTTTGCAGTAAGTGATAGAGGTGAATCAAAAGAAGTATTAGAAATGGTTGAATTGGCCAAAAGTCAGGAAATTACGACAGTAGCTATTACAGGAAAAGAAAATTCTAGTTTGGCAAAGAATGTAGATTATCCATTAATTTCTATTTCTGGAGAGAATTTTGAATTTCGGCAAGCAGCTACAGTATCTATGATGGCACAAATTTATCTTGTTGACATTTTATTTTATACTTATGTTAGTAGTAATTTTCAGCGTTCACGAGATTCTATCCTGAAATCACTAAAAGCAATTAACAAAATAGAAAAAAAGAGTGATTAA
- a CDS encoding ABC transporter permease — translation MLSLKLATSNIRKGFKSFAPFLMACITMFVMIFVTASIGLSPSIDKLKGGSAVAELMGFALIILTIFSILILIYSYRFLQLQRSKEFGLYDILGFGKVRIAGVAFLELLLSYIITVVIGTVCGIAFSKFLYLIFVNLIGGNYFNLAINPIAIGIVMFIYAIFFLILMIIGSFIIWKSSSLDLLREESKGEKEPKSNIFFAGLAVILLGAGYYVALTVENPIAALVKFFIAVLLVIFGTYFFYVSFTVWYLKRKKKRPSYYKPNNFITTSSMLYRMKANAVGLGNITILLSMTIVTVIVSLGIFFGTENMVKTQFPKEAQITSFGDKKTSADLSVLTEKAAAAAGVKVNSLSTLYMSPDLEITRKAGSETQFIARSSGSTRLLDQDDYFVTLTTIDSLKSLGNQDLSALTENQVLLLDLSSDKKSATTTVNTVNWYGHQYNVAGHLKSVKNFPEGISPTNSLLMVFANDKIMNQELKNYNSTKGEQGYTQLPVTMTLFEVNKADEKKLTTAFNRQNGNDDSLSLSYRTETWETQRAQIGGFVFIGFVLGTSFILGAALIIYYKQLSEGAQDKRSFKILQEVGLSKAEVQKTIKSQVRMIFFLPLLITILHLLGAYRMIDKILMIFGVMDSNLTLTISLITIASCAAIYYLIYKITSGVYYKIVER, via the coding sequence ATGCTTAGTTTGAAGCTCGCCACAAGTAATATTAGAAAAGGATTTAAAAGCTTTGCTCCTTTTTTGATGGCTTGTATTACGATGTTTGTCATGATTTTTGTAACGGCATCTATTGGACTTTCACCTTCTATTGATAAACTCAAAGGAGGAAGTGCAGTTGCTGAATTGATGGGCTTTGCTCTCATCATCTTAACCATTTTTTCGATTTTAATTTTGATTTATAGCTACCGTTTCTTACAGCTCCAACGATCAAAAGAGTTTGGACTTTATGATATTCTTGGATTTGGTAAAGTTCGGATTGCAGGTGTGGCTTTTCTTGAGCTTTTACTTAGTTATATCATCACAGTTGTTATCGGAACAGTATGCGGAATTGCATTTTCCAAATTTCTTTATTTAATCTTTGTTAATCTTATTGGCGGAAATTATTTTAATTTGGCGATAAATCCGATAGCTATCGGAATTGTTATGTTTATTTATGCCATCTTTTTCCTGATTTTAATGATTATCGGAAGTTTCATTATTTGGAAATCATCAAGTCTCGATTTGTTACGTGAAGAGTCCAAGGGTGAAAAAGAACCTAAATCTAATATTTTCTTTGCTGGACTTGCAGTGATTCTACTTGGCGCAGGATATTATGTTGCGCTCACTGTTGAAAATCCAATCGCTGCTTTGGTCAAATTCTTTATCGCCGTACTTCTTGTTATTTTCGGAACATATTTTTTCTATGTGAGTTTTACCGTATGGTACCTCAAACGTAAGAAGAAACGTCCAAGTTATTACAAACCTAATAACTTTATCACGACAAGTTCAATGCTTTATCGAATGAAAGCAAATGCAGTTGGTCTTGGTAATATTACTATTTTATTGTCAATGACAATTGTAACAGTTATTGTCAGTCTGGGAATTTTCTTTGGAACAGAGAATATGGTTAAGACTCAATTTCCAAAAGAGGCGCAGATTACGTCCTTTGGTGATAAAAAAACGAGTGCAGACCTGTCAGTACTGACAGAAAAAGCAGCAGCAGCTGCAGGTGTTAAAGTCAATAGTCTCTCCACTCTTTATATGTCACCGGACCTTGAAATTACACGTAAAGCAGGTTCTGAAACACAATTTATAGCTAGAAGTTCTGGAAGTACAAGACTTCTTGATCAAGATGATTATTTTGTTACGCTGACAACGATAGATAGTTTAAAATCTCTTGGTAATCAAGATTTGTCAGCACTGACAGAAAATCAGGTCTTGCTTTTAGACTTATCAAGTGATAAGAAAAGTGCAACGACTACAGTTAATACAGTAAACTGGTATGGTCATCAATACAATGTTGCTGGTCATCTTAAGTCAGTAAAGAATTTTCCAGAAGGAATAAGTCCAACAAATTCATTGTTAATGGTATTTGCCAACGACAAAATAATGAATCAAGAATTAAAGAATTACAATTCAACCAAGGGTGAGCAAGGTTATACACAACTTCCAGTAACAATGACATTGTTTGAAGTGAATAAGGCAGATGAAAAGAAATTAACAACAGCCTTCAATAGACAAAATGGAAATGATGATAGTCTATCACTAAGTTACCGTACTGAAACATGGGAAACTCAACGTGCCCAAATCGGTGGTTTTGTATTTATTGGTTTTGTTTTAGGAACAAGCTTTATTCTTGGAGCAGCTTTGATTATCTACTACAAACAGCTCTCTGAAGGAGCACAAGACAAACGGTCATTCAAGATTCTCCAAGAAGTTGGTCTTTCAAAAGCTGAAGTTCAAAAAACAATCAAATCTCAAGTGCGTATGATTTTCTTCTTGCCCTTACTCATTACGATTCTTCACCTTCTAGGAGCTTATCGGATGATTGACAAGATTTTGATGATTTTTGGTGTGATGGATAGTAATCTAACACTGACCATCAGCCTGATTACTATTGCGAGCTGTGCTGCTATCTATTACCTCATTTACAAAATAACAAGCGGAGTTTATTACAAAATTGTTGAAAGATAA
- a CDS encoding ABC transporter ATP-binding protein, protein MLLEVKHLKKIFKTRFSKEETTALVDIDFGVENGEYIAIMGESGSGKTTLLNILSTLEKPTSGQVLLNREDITAINDKEISAFRRDHLGFVFQDFNLLDTLSVRDNIYLPLVLAKTNVKLMKSRLEQLAPKLHIEPLLEKQPFELSGGQKQRVAVARALISQPDLVLADEPTAALDFKNSEDLLNLFEEINNSGQTIIMVTHSSLAASHAKRVLFIKDGVLYHQLYRGEKTATDFAKEITLSMTAFLGSQVETAQNGQGEKLEATRKIGAEVGNHA, encoded by the coding sequence ATGTTACTTGAAGTTAAACACCTGAAGAAGATTTTTAAAACTCGTTTCTCAAAAGAAGAAACAACAGCCCTTGTTGATATTGATTTTGGAGTAGAAAATGGTGAATATATCGCCATTATGGGTGAGTCAGGTTCAGGAAAAACGACACTTTTAAATATTTTATCAACGCTTGAAAAACCAACATCTGGTCAAGTTCTGTTAAATAGAGAAGATATTACAGCAATCAATGATAAAGAAATCTCAGCTTTCCGCCGCGACCATCTCGGATTTGTATTCCAAGATTTTAATCTTTTAGATACACTCAGTGTGCGGGATAATATCTATCTTCCGCTCGTATTGGCTAAAACAAATGTAAAACTTATGAAGTCAAGATTGGAACAACTTGCACCGAAACTACATATTGAACCTCTACTTGAAAAGCAGCCTTTTGAGCTTTCTGGCGGTCAAAAACAAAGAGTTGCTGTAGCGCGTGCGCTGATTAGTCAGCCTGATTTAGTGCTTGCTGATGAACCAACTGCCGCTCTTGACTTTAAAAATTCTGAAGACTTGCTTAATCTTTTTGAGGAAATCAATAATAGTGGTCAAACCATCATCATGGTAACACACTCAAGCCTTGCTGCAAGTCATGCGAAGCGTGTGTTATTTATCAAAGATGGGGTTCTTTATCATCAGCTCTATCGTGGCGAAAAAACAGCAACAGATTTTGCTAAAGAGATTACGCTTTCTATGACTGCATTTTTAGGGAGTCAGGTAGAAACAGCTCAAAATGGTCAAGGAGAAAAGCTCGAAGCTACGAGAAAAATCGGAGCGGAGGTAGGAAACCATGCTTAG
- a CDS encoding YxeA family protein: MKKILFGLIALIVIIAGSGYAWYKISYGGTSYYIQVTQDGKKVKEQDDTGKTYYHYEYKEKAYDKNGKMKQLDFNAEHNLRHEAYLKLTYNKAKGVTNWEEVQKAKIPSPALKEIQK, from the coding sequence ATGAAAAAAATATTATTTGGGCTAATCGCATTAATTGTTATTATTGCAGGCTCAGGATACGCTTGGTACAAGATAAGTTACGGAGGAACATCTTATTATATTCAAGTTACACAAGATGGAAAAAAGGTAAAAGAACAAGACGATACAGGTAAAACTTATTATCACTATGAATATAAAGAAAAAGCATATGATAAAAACGGTAAAATGAAACAACTTGATTTTAATGCAGAACATAACTTGCGTCACGAAGCTTATTTAAAATTGACATATAATAAAGCCAAAGGGGTCACAAATTGGGAAGAAGTCCAAAAGGCAAAAATTCCATCACCAGCATTAAAGGAAATTCAAAAATAA
- the aroC gene encoding chorismate synthase, which translates to MRYFTAGESHGPRLTAIIEGVPAGLPLLDSDINIELKRRQGGYGRGGRMKIESDQVEITSGVRHGKTIGSPITLNVTNRDFKNWEQIMASHDVEDKVKSQRRLTKPRPGHADLVGGMKYDFEDLRNVLERSSARETTMRVAVGAVAKKLLHELGIEIANHVVKFGAFDLSSSLTEPLSVAKIQQTARQNDLSVVSTDKADEIRSYIDTIKKAGDTIGGVIEVRAEGLPAGLGSYVQYDRKLDAKIASSVVSINAFKGVEFGIGFEAGGLPGSQVMDEILWNEEFGYTRKTNHLGGFEGGMTNGEQIIVRGVMKPIPTLYKPLMSVDTESHKPYKASVERSDPTALPAAGVVMENVVATVLAQEICEKFSSDNFPELRKAVETYRTRIKEF; encoded by the coding sequence ATGAGATATTTTACAGCAGGAGAAAGTCACGGTCCACGTTTGACCGCTATTATAGAGGGGGTTCCAGCAGGACTACCTCTCTTAGATTCAGATATTAACATTGAACTTAAGAGACGCCAAGGTGGCTATGGACGTGGTGGACGAATGAAAATTGAGTCTGATCAAGTCGAAATAACGAGTGGTGTTCGTCATGGTAAAACAATTGGTAGTCCAATCACACTTAATGTAACCAACCGTGATTTTAAAAACTGGGAACAAATCATGGCAAGTCACGATGTTGAAGATAAAGTGAAGTCGCAACGCCGACTCACAAAGCCGCGACCAGGACACGCAGACCTTGTTGGTGGGATGAAATATGATTTTGAAGATTTGCGTAATGTATTAGAACGTTCATCAGCTAGAGAAACAACCATGCGTGTCGCAGTGGGTGCTGTTGCAAAAAAATTACTCCATGAACTTGGGATTGAAATTGCTAATCATGTTGTAAAGTTTGGAGCTTTTGACCTTTCATCATCGCTGACAGAACCTCTGTCAGTAGCAAAAATTCAACAAACGGCACGTCAGAATGATTTATCTGTTGTCAGTACTGATAAAGCAGATGAAATTCGTTCTTATATTGACACAATAAAAAAAGCAGGAGATACGATTGGTGGAGTTATTGAAGTCCGCGCTGAAGGTTTACCCGCAGGACTTGGTAGCTATGTGCAGTACGATCGCAAGCTAGACGCAAAAATCGCATCTAGTGTAGTATCAATCAATGCTTTTAAAGGTGTAGAATTTGGTATCGGATTTGAAGCTGGTGGTCTTCCTGGTAGTCAAGTCATGGATGAAATTCTTTGGAACGAAGAATTTGGATATACAAGAAAGACCAATCATCTTGGCGGTTTCGAAGGCGGGATGACGAACGGAGAACAAATTATTGTACGTGGTGTGATGAAACCCATTCCGACACTCTATAAGCCATTGATGTCTGTTGATACCGAGAGTCACAAACCTTATAAAGCAAGTGTCGAACGCTCAGACCCTACGGCACTTCCAGCGGCAGGGGTCGTCATGGAAAATGTTGTAGCAACAGTACTTGCACAAGAAATCTGCGAGAAATTTAGTAGCGATAATTTTCCAGAGTTAAGAAAAGCAGTAGAGACATACCGTACTCGTATAAAGGAGTTTTAA
- a CDS encoding NUDIX domain-containing protein, which produces MADYIRWLRSKVGHDKILTVAVVAFLRNEFGEVLLQKRMDSGLWDLPGGCLELDETFEEALYREVFEETGLHDFEIIQQFGTYNWGEFVYPNGDKVQPTDICYRCEVKKSVVDLTYHDDETQSLEWIDLTKFDLPLFNPKMQRAVEDYIKLEEL; this is translated from the coding sequence ATGGCAGATTATATCAGATGGCTCCGTAGTAAAGTGGGGCATGACAAAATTTTGACAGTCGCTGTTGTTGCTTTTTTACGAAATGAATTTGGTGAAGTTTTGCTTCAAAAGCGTATGGATTCTGGACTTTGGGATTTACCCGGAGGCTGTCTTGAATTGGACGAAACTTTTGAAGAAGCGCTTTACCGTGAAGTTTTTGAGGAAACAGGGCTCCACGATTTTGAGATAATTCAGCAATTTGGTACATACAACTGGGGTGAGTTTGTCTATCCAAATGGAGATAAAGTTCAACCAACGGATATTTGTTATCGTTGTGAAGTTAAAAAAAGTGTGGTAGATTTAACATATCATGATGATGAAACTCAGAGTTTAGAGTGGATAGATTTGACAAAGTTTGATTTACCACTATTCAATCCAAAAATGCAAAGAGCAGTTGAAGATTATATAAAATTGGAGGAATTATGA
- a CDS encoding HAD-IA family hydrolase, with amino-acid sequence MAAFIWDLDGTLIDSYDVFLTALSETFSNFNLPFERTQVYQFIKKYSVNELLKTQPVDFDLIKSSFTKKTTARNDEIKLMEGAKAILDWTKSQEIENFIYTHKGKNAHQLLEQLSISDYFTEVITSEYGFPRKPNPVGVDYLLEKYKLDKSKTYYIGDRQLDIEVAHNSGIQSINFIKAEKSQKIEKLMDIIGFWEGK; translated from the coding sequence ATGGCAGCATTTATTTGGGACTTGGATGGGACCTTGATTGACAGCTATGATGTGTTTTTGACTGCTTTGTCAGAAACTTTTTCAAATTTTAATTTACCCTTTGAACGTACGCAAGTTTATCAGTTCATTAAAAAGTATTCGGTCAATGAGCTATTAAAAACGCAACCTGTTGATTTTGACTTGATAAAGTCAAGTTTTACCAAAAAAACGACAGCAAGAAATGATGAGATAAAGCTGATGGAGGGCGCAAAAGCGATACTAGATTGGACGAAATCTCAAGAGATTGAAAATTTTATCTATACACATAAAGGTAAAAATGCTCATCAATTGCTTGAACAGCTGAGCATTTCGGACTATTTTACAGAAGTAATCACAAGTGAATATGGTTTTCCAAGAAAACCAAATCCAGTGGGTGTGGATTATTTGTTGGAAAAGTACAAGCTTGATAAATCTAAAACATATTATATTGGTGACCGTCAGCTTGATATCGAAGTTGCACATAACAGCGGCATTCAGTCTATTAATTTTATCAAAGCGGAAAAATCTCAAAAAATCGAAAAACTGATGGATATTATTGGATTTTGGGAAGGAAAATAA
- a CDS encoding DUF1054 domain-containing protein: MFTEQSFEVFDIVGLEARMSKIREKIQPDFLEIGEKFLSVLRLDLRLQSLSESGQSSTKGAKMTENLSEHQFYLHIAKHLRRTTNAPESTWAAISTKPRGYKMEPHFQLGIWKDYVFVYLSIIDQPKAQKDYADRLLSNLTELEKLPLDFVISKDHTKAEFYDLSVLTETINRLSAVKKSEFEIGRVWSAEKFDGKHDENILTEMLETIRSLLPIYEQLMEK; the protein is encoded by the coding sequence ATGTTTACTGAGCAATCTTTTGAAGTATTTGATATCGTTGGTTTAGAGGCCAGAATGAGTAAAATTCGTGAAAAGATTCAACCTGATTTCTTGGAAATTGGTGAAAAATTTCTGTCAGTACTGCGACTCGACTTGCGGCTTCAGTCGCTTAGCGAGAGTGGACAATCGAGCACCAAAGGTGCGAAAATGACAGAAAATCTGTCAGAGCATCAATTTTATTTGCATATCGCAAAACATCTCAGGAGAACGACAAATGCGCCAGAAAGTACTTGGGCAGCTATTTCTACAAAACCGCGAGGTTATAAGATGGAACCTCATTTTCAACTAGGGATTTGGAAGGATTATGTCTTTGTCTATTTGTCAATCATCGACCAACCAAAGGCTCAAAAAGATTATGCTGACAGACTTTTGTCAAATTTGACAGAGCTAGAAAAGTTGCCATTAGATTTTGTCATTTCAAAAGACCATACGAAAGCTGAATTTTATGATTTGTCAGTGCTGACAGAAACTATAAACCGCCTGTCAGCAGTGAAAAAATCGGAATTTGAGATTGGACGTGTTTGGTCAGCTGAGAAATTTGATGGAAAGCATGATGAGAATATTTTGACGGAGATGTTAGAGACGATAAGAAGCTTGCTTCCAATTTATGAGCAACTCATGGAGAAATGA
- a CDS encoding NUDIX domain-containing protein → MADYIKWIRSKVAHEQIFLNYCVALIRNSEGKILMQRRGDNHLWSFVGGCMELGEDFETALRREIFEETGTTAVKIVRQLGVYTWKDVLYPNGDKVQSIDIVYICELTAPLDVSYIDEETLELRWVDLKTLSLPLFISGHKQVIRDYLAQEEGYVY, encoded by the coding sequence TTGGCTGATTATATTAAATGGATTCGCTCAAAAGTAGCTCATGAGCAGATTTTCTTAAATTATTGTGTGGCTTTAATCAGGAACTCTGAAGGAAAAATCTTAATGCAAAGACGTGGCGATAATCATCTTTGGAGTTTTGTCGGAGGTTGCATGGAGCTAGGTGAAGATTTTGAAACGGCACTTCGTCGCGAAATTTTTGAAGAAACTGGGACTACTGCTGTAAAAATTGTGCGTCAATTAGGCGTTTATACTTGGAAAGATGTGCTTTATCCCAATGGTGATAAGGTTCAGTCTATTGACATTGTATATATTTGTGAGTTGACAGCGCCTTTGGATGTTTCTTACATAGATGAAGAAACTTTAGAATTACGCTGGGTGGATTTAAAGACGCTTTCTCTACCACTTTTTATTTCAGGCCATAAGCAAGTGATTCGTGATTATTTGGCACAGGAGGAAGGATATGTTTACTGA
- a CDS encoding DMT family transporter: protein MSIFLVISLFAGFLLSNQSPINVDLRRYAGSPFLSGLISFVVGTIFLAVMTLITTGSLLPSLHFILTQPWWIWLGGLLGAVYLTSNILLFPRLGALQTVILPILGQILMGMVIDSFGLFGSPRIIFTLMRASGILILLVGVLIAVVLPNLRKKPNVEKDKERLAGWQIWGVLIGMMGATQQAINGHLGVLLKNSSEASFISFLIGTILILFVVLLVDRRLPSWKTLRQAKAWNFFGGILGSLFVLATVIAVPHIGAGLTVVMGLIGQIIGSMLVQQFGWWKSPKYQIVAVQIVGVLVMLLGVVFIKFL, encoded by the coding sequence ATGTCTATCTTTCTTGTCATTTCTTTATTCGCAGGTTTTCTGCTTTCAAATCAAAGTCCTATCAATGTAGATTTACGCCGATATGCTGGCTCGCCTTTCCTTTCGGGCTTGATTTCTTTTGTTGTTGGTACAATTTTTCTTGCTGTTATGACTTTGATTACAACAGGAAGTTTATTGCCTAGTCTTCATTTCATTCTGACTCAGCCGTGGTGGATATGGCTTGGGGGTCTTTTAGGAGCAGTATATTTAACCTCAAACATTTTGCTTTTTCCGCGTCTAGGTGCGCTTCAAACTGTTATTTTACCGATTTTGGGGCAAATCTTAATGGGAATGGTTATTGATAGTTTTGGTTTATTTGGCTCGCCAAGAATTATCTTCACGCTGATGCGTGCAAGCGGAATCCTGATTTTATTAGTCGGCGTGCTTATTGCAGTTGTTTTGCCAAATTTGCGCAAAAAACCAAATGTAGAAAAAGATAAAGAACGGTTGGCAGGCTGGCAAATTTGGGGTGTTTTGATTGGAATGATGGGTGCAACTCAGCAAGCAATTAATGGACATCTAGGTGTTTTGCTAAAAAATTCGTCTGAAGCGAGCTTTATTTCATTTTTGATAGGAACGATACTCATTTTATTTGTAGTACTGCTTGTGGATAGAAGACTTCCAAGTTGGAAGACATTACGTCAAGCGAAAGCTTGGAATTTTTTCGGAGGGATTTTGGGCAGTTTGTTTGTTCTTGCGACTGTTATTGCAGTACCACATATTGGTGCGGGCTTAACTGTTGTTATGGGATTGATTGGGCAAATCATAGGTTCTATGCTTGTTCAGCAATTTGGCTGGTGGAAATCACCAAAATATCAGATTGTAGCAGTACAGATTGTAGGTGTACTTGTGATGCTACTTGGTGTTGTATTTATTAAGTTTTTATAA
- a CDS encoding DUF1697 domain-containing protein, whose amino-acid sequence MKYIGFLRGINVGGMKIKMTDLKSEFERQGMTTVQTILNTGNVIFDSSTTPPDLSFLPVFTFIKTAPELKKIVQNNPFNKKENFHIYVFIAQADFAKLALEEFSKLKTKEEAGSVVENVFYWQVPIGSTLHTPFGKILGKKQYKEKFTSRNLNTIERIASKL is encoded by the coding sequence ATGAAATACATTGGTTTTCTACGTGGCATCAATGTCGGTGGTATGAAAATAAAAATGACTGATTTGAAGTCTGAGTTTGAACGGCAAGGAATGACAACGGTTCAGACGATTTTAAATACAGGAAATGTTATTTTCGATAGTTCTACAACTCCTCCTGATTTGTCTTTTTTGCCCGTATTTACTTTTATTAAAACTGCGCCCGAACTAAAAAAAATAGTACAAAACAATCCATTCAATAAAAAAGAAAATTTTCATATCTATGTTTTTATTGCTCAGGCTGATTTTGCAAAACTTGCTTTAGAAGAATTTTCTAAGTTAAAAACGAAAGAAGAAGCTGGAAGTGTTGTAGAAAATGTGTTTTACTGGCAAGTACCAATTGGAAGCACACTTCATACGCCATTTGGAAAGATTTTAGGTAAGAAACAATATAAAGAAAAGTTTACTAGTAGAAACCTCAATACAATTGAGAGAATCGCGAGTAAACTGTGA
- the aroB gene encoding 3-dehydroquinate synthase yields MKLNVNLPNHPYEIIIERGSLDTVGAWVASLWKPQKIMLISDNHVNQLYGEKVLLLLSEAGFDVSVFEFPEGEASKVLATAEAAWNFAAENGVTRSDGIIALGGGVTGDLAGFVASTYMRGIHFLQIPTSLTAQVDSSIGGKTGINSSVAKNMIGTFTQPDGVLIDPDVLSTLGVREFKEGLGEVIKCGLIGDKKLWELLEKAQDISDLRQNHAEEIIFASCDVKRKVVVDDELDNGVRLFLNFGHTIGHAVESVAGYGKVMHGEAVAIGMVQISKIAEEKGLMPKGITEQIRQMVVKYGLPVEYKPWEEQKLFEALTHDKKARGKLIKTVIVPEIGRAAINPVSFEEMRDYLRK; encoded by the coding sequence ATGAAATTGAATGTAAATTTGCCCAATCATCCCTATGAAATCATTATTGAACGTGGTAGTCTAGACACTGTAGGTGCTTGGGTCGCAAGCCTTTGGAAACCGCAAAAAATCATGTTGATTTCTGACAATCACGTCAATCAATTATATGGAGAAAAAGTTCTGTTACTCCTTTCAGAAGCTGGTTTTGATGTATCAGTATTTGAGTTTCCAGAAGGAGAGGCGAGTAAAGTGCTAGCAACAGCGGAAGCCGCTTGGAATTTTGCAGCTGAAAATGGTGTGACTCGCTCAGATGGAATCATTGCGCTAGGTGGTGGAGTAACGGGAGATTTAGCTGGATTTGTAGCAAGTACTTATATGCGTGGTATTCATTTTTTACAAATCCCAACAAGTTTAACTGCACAGGTTGATAGTTCAATCGGTGGAAAAACAGGAATTAACTCTAGTGTTGCTAAAAATATGATTGGTACTTTTACGCAACCTGACGGGGTGCTGATAGATCCTGATGTTCTTTCAACACTAGGTGTTCGAGAATTCAAAGAAGGCCTTGGAGAAGTCATAAAATGTGGACTAATCGGTGATAAAAAATTGTGGGAGCTACTCGAAAAAGCTCAAGATATCAGTGATTTGAGACAAAATCATGCAGAAGAGATTATTTTTGCTTCTTGTGATGTGAAACGTAAAGTTGTTGTTGATGACGAGTTAGATAACGGTGTGAGACTTTTCTTGAATTTTGGGCATACCATCGGTCATGCAGTAGAAAGTGTTGCGGGTTATGGCAAAGTGATGCACGGAGAAGCAGTTGCGATTGGCATGGTACAAATCAGCAAAATTGCTGAGGAAAAAGGATTGATGCCAAAAGGAATTACAGAACAAATTCGCCAAATGGTTGTGAAATATGGTCTTCCCGTTGAGTATAAACCGTGGGAAGAACAAAAATTGTTTGAAGCATTGACTCATGATAAAAAAGCACGAGGTAAGTTGATTAAAACAGTGATTGTACCTGAGATTGGACGTGCTGCGATAAACCCTGTGAGCTTTGAGGAAATGAGGGATTATCTGAGAAAATGA